Proteins from a single region of Candidatus Eisenbacteria bacterium:
- a CDS encoding acyl carrier protein codes for MPIDEPALDAAVRDYLERELRIAATDVGPDTRLVTSGLIDSVALVRLATILEERFRIAVPDRDIVVGNFDTLRLIRAYVARQAAR; via the coding sequence ATGCCGATCGACGAGCCCGCGCTCGACGCGGCGGTCCGCGACTACCTCGAGCGCGAGCTGCGCATCGCCGCGACCGACGTCGGCCCCGACACCCGCCTGGTGACCAGCGGCCTCATCGACTCGGTGGCGCTCGTGCGGTTGGCGACGATCCTGGAGGAACGCTTCCGCATCGCCGTTCCCGACCGCGACATCGTGGTCGGGAACTTCGACACGCTCCGCCTGATCCGCGCCTACGTGGCGCGGCAGG